The Leguminivora glycinivorella isolate SPB_JAAS2020 chromosome 1, LegGlyc_1.1, whole genome shotgun sequence genome includes a region encoding these proteins:
- the LOC125226614 gene encoding activity-regulated cytoskeleton associated protein 2-like: MTEEQLQRIIAALAPANRQGSFARCNAVYDGTGDNETVETFLSAIKVYKKIENIDDENALEGLTLLLKGDAAVWWEGAKSDVKSWTDFEDRLRHAFAPKIPADILYQKIIELKQDATTPTEKFVAKKRALIAQLPAPIPSETISYI, encoded by the coding sequence ATGACCGAAGAACAGCTCCAGCGCATCATCGCAGCTCTAGCACCGGCAAACAGACAAGGGTCATTCGCACGATGCAACGCAGTATACGACGGGACCGGCGATAACGAGACTGTAGAGACGTTTCTCTCAGCCATCAAGGTGTACAAGAAAATCGAGAACATTGACGACGAGAACGCTCTCGAAGGGCTTACCCTCCTATTAAAAGGAGACGCCGCTGTCTGGTGGGAAGGCGCTAAGTCAGACGTCAAATCCTGGACGGATTTTGAAGATCGGCTTCGGCACGCGTTCGCACCGAAGATACCAGCGGACATCCTGTATCAGAAGATAATAGAACTGAAGCAGGATGCGACGACCCCTACGGAGAAATTCGTCGCAAAGAAGAGGGCGCTCATAGCCCAACTACCCGCACCAATCCCGTCGGAGACCATCAGTTACATATGA